A genome region from Camelina sativa cultivar DH55 chromosome 10, Cs, whole genome shotgun sequence includes the following:
- the LOC104717021 gene encoding glutamate receptor 2.4-like: MPGLTDALQAINIRIPYRTVIYPNATDDEISADLLKLMTKPTRVFVVHMNRFLASRFFFRSRLAKALPVSELNIYGLRAYDATTALAMAVEDAGTTNLTFSKMDGRNISDLEALSVSEYGPKLIHSLSRIQFKGLAGDYHFTDGELHVSVFEIVNVIDGGGMVVGFWTQEQGLVRDLNPSSGTTRTFSSWKNHLNPIVWPGITLAVPRGWEIPTNGKKLQIGVPVGTFPQFVKVTKDPTTRETIVTGFCIDFFEAVIQAMPYDVSHRFIPFGDDDGKTNGNFNDLLYQVYLGVYDAVLGDTTILANRSSYVDFTLPYTTSGVGMVVPLKDEVERSSLIFFKPLTWGLWGMTLGSFFVVGLVVWFLEHRVNTDFSTGPAQYQISTMFWFAFSIMVFAPRERVISSTARVVVITWYFIVLVLTQSYTASLSSLLTSQQLNPTETSIKNLLAKGGPVGYQRDSFVLGKLRESGFPESRLVPFTSPEKCEELLNNGPSKGGVSAVFMEVPYVRVFLGQYCKKYKMVEVPFDVDGFGFVFPIGSPLVADVSRAILKVAESNKATQLENAWFKNIDKTCPDPVTNPDPNPTVSFRQLSLDSFWILFVSAAIVCISALLISVICFLHQNRVILNDRVICRRERMNNLWEKFKERQENPAPRN, from the exons ATGCCAGGTCTTACCGATGCATTACAAGCGATAAACATCCGTATACCATATAGGACGGTGATATATCCCAATGCAACGGATGATGAAATCTCTGCGGACCTTCTCAAACTGATGACCAAACCAACCAGGGTGTTTGTGGTTCATATGAATCGGTTCCTCGCTTCAAGATTTTTT TTTAGATCGAGGTTGGCAAAGGCACTTCCGGTTTCAGAGTTGAACATCTACGGATTGAGAGCTTACGATGCAACAACCGCATTGGCAATGGCTGTTGAAGATGCAGGAACAACTAACTTGACTTTCAGCAAAATGGATGGAAGAAACATATCTGACCTGGAAGCACTTAGTGTCTCAGAATATGGTCCAAAGCTTATACACTCGCTCTCCCGGATTCAGTTCAAAGGACTTGCTGGTGACTACCATTTCACTGATGGAGAACTGCATGTATCAGTGTTTGAGATTGTCAATGTCATCGACGGTGGAGGAATGGTGGTAGGATTCTGGACGCAGGAACAAGGACTGGTAAGAGATTTGAATCCAAGTTCGGGAACTACACGTACTTTCTCCAGTTGGAAGAATCATCTTAACCCGATCGTATGGCCTGGGATTACCTTAGCTGTTCCAAGGGGATGGGAGATCCCAACAAACGGAAAAAAGCTACAAATTGGTGTTCCCGTTGGTACTTTCCCTCAGTTTGTGAAAGTTACAAAAGATCCTACAACCCGTGAAACCATAGTAACAGGGTTTTGCATTGACTTCTTTGAGGCTGTAATTCAAGCAATGCCGTATGATGTCTCCCACAGATTCATTCCTTTTGGAGATGATGATGGCAAAACTAACGGAAACTTCAACGACTTGTTATACCAAGTCTATCTAGGG GTATATGATGCTGTGTTGGGCGATACGACAATATTGGCAAATAGATCTTCCTATGTTGATTTCACTTTGCCATACACAACATCAGGCGTGGGGATGGTCGTCCCTCTAAAAGACGAGGTGGAAAGAAGCAGTTTGATCTTCTTTAAGCCTTTGACATGGGGGCTTTGGGGGATGACCCTTGgttccttttttgttgttggtctaGTTGTGTGGTTTCTAGAACATAGGGTGAACACAGACTTCAGTACTGGACCTGCCCAGTACCAGATCAGCACTATGTTCTGGTTTGCCTTCTCTATCATGGTTTTTGCACCCA GAGAAAGAGTAATAAGCTCTACAGCAAGGGTTGTGGTTATCACCTGGTACTTCATTGTTCTTGTGCTGACGCAGAGTTACACCGCCAGTTTGTCATCGCTTCTCACATCACAACAGCTGAATCCAACTGAAACGAGCATCAAGAACTTGCTTGCAAAAGGAGGACCTGTGGGATATCAGAGGGATTCATTCGTCTTAGGAAAACTGAGAGAATCGGGTTTCCCTGAGTCTAGACTCGTGCCATTTACCTCTCCAGAGAAATGTGAAGAACTTCTGAACAATGGACCATCAAAGGGTGGTGTTTCTGCAGTCTTCATGGAAGTGCCTTACGTGAGAGTTTTTCTTGGACAATAttgtaagaaatataaaatggTGGAGGTACCATTTGATGTTGACGGGTTTGGCTTT GTCTTCCCAATCGGATCACCTCTAGTAGCCGATGTATCAAGGGCCATTTTGAAGGTGGCAGAGTCTAACAAAGCAACACAACTTGAAAATGCCTGGTTCAAGAACATAGACAAAACTTGTCCTGATCCAGTGACCAATCCTGACCCAAACCCAACAGTCTCCTTCCGCCAGCTCAGCCTCGATAGTTTCtggattttatttgtttctgcAGCCATTGTCTGCATCAGTGCCTTGTTGATATCTGTGATCTGTTTCTTGCATCAGAATCGGGTTATTTTGAATGATAGAGTAATA